A single window of Jaculus jaculus isolate mJacJac1 chromosome 14, mJacJac1.mat.Y.cur, whole genome shotgun sequence DNA harbors:
- the LOC101615594 gene encoding cytochrome P450 2B1 encodes MEFSVLLFLALLAGFLLLLVRGHPKARGRLPPGPRPLPFLGNLLQMDRKGLLNSFMKIQEKYGDVFTVYLGPRPVVMLWGTEAIREALVDQAEAFSGRGTIAVVKPVFQDYGVVFANGERWKALRRFSLATMRDLGMGKRSIEERIQEEAQCLVEELRKFKGALLDPTFLFQCITANIICSIVFGERFNYKDRQFLRLLDMFYQSFSLISSFSSQVYELFSEFLKYFPGTHRQIAKNLQEVISFIGQNVETHRATLDPSAPRDFIDAYLLRMEKEKSNQHTEFHQQNLIISLLSLFFAGTETSSTTLRYGFLLMLKYPHVAEKVHEEIEQVIGSHRVPALDDRTKMPYTEAVIHEIQRFSDLIPIGVPHKVTKDTLFRGYLLPKNTEVYPILTSALHDPRYFEKPDTFNPDHFLDSSGGLKKNDAFIPFSIGKRICLGEGIARNELFLFFTTILQNFSVASPVAPEDIDLTPRECGVGKVPPTYQIRFLPR; translated from the exons ATGGAGTTCAGCGTCCTCCTCTTCCTTGCTCTTCTTGCTGGCTTCTTGCTTCTGCTGGTCAGGGGTCATCCAAAGGCCCGTGGTCGTCTCCCACCAGGCCCCCGTCCCCTGCCTTTCTTGGGGAACCTCCTACAGATGGACAGAAAAGGCCTCCTCAATTCCTTCATGAAG ATCCAAGAAAAATACGGGGATGTGTTCACTGTGTACCTGGGACCCAGGCCCGTGGTCATGCTGTGGGGGACAGAGGCCATTCGGGAGGCTCTGGTGGACCAAGCTGAAGCTTTCTCGGGCCGGGGGACAATTGCTGTGGTCAAGCCAGTCTTCCAGGATTATG GTGTGGTCTTTGCCAATGGGGAGCGCTGGAAGGCCCTTCGACGGTTTTCTTTGGCCACCATGAGGGACCTTGGGATGGGCAAACGCAGCATAGAGGAGCGGATTCAGGAGGAGGCCCAGTGCCTGGTGGAGGAGCTGCGGAAATTCAAGG GAGCCCTCCTGGACCCCACCTTCCTTTTCCAGTGCATCACGGCCAACATCATCTGCTCCATCGTCTTTGGGGAGCGCTTCAACTACAAAGACCGCCAATTCCTGCGGCTGCTGGACATGTTCTACCAGTCTTTCTCACTCATCAGCTCTTTCTCCAGCCAG GTATACGAGCTCTTCTCGGAGTTCCTGAAGTACTTTCCCGGCACCCACCGGCAAATCGCCAAAAACCTACAGGAAGTCATCTCCTTCATTGGCCAAAACGTGGAGACCCACCGGGCAACCTTGGACCCCAGTGCTCCAAGGGACTTCATTGATGCCTACCTACTGCGCATGGAGAAA GAGAAGTCCAACCAGCACACGGAGTTCCACCAGCAGAACCTCATCATCTCCTTGCTCTCGCTGTTCTTTGCGGGCACAGAGACCAGCAGCACCACCCTCCGCTACGGCTTCCTGCTCATGCTCAAGTACCCCCACGTGGCGG AGAAAGTCCATGAGGAGATCGAGCAGGTGATCGGCTCACACCGTGTCCCGGCCCTGGACGACCGTACCAAAATGCCGTACACCGAGGCAGTCATCCATGAGATTCAGAGATTTTCAGACCTCATCCCCATCGGTGTGCCACACAAGGTCACCAAAGACACGCTGTTCCGAGGGTACCTCCTCCCCAAg AACACGGAAGTATATCCCATCCTGACCTCAGCTCTCCACGACCCGCGGTACTTTGAGAAACCAGACACCTTCAATCCAGATCACTTCCTGGATTCCAGTGGAGGCCTGAAGAAGAATGACGCCTTTATACCCTTCTCCATAG gcaagcgcatttGTCTCGGAGAAGGCATTGCCCGCAATGAGCTGTTTTTGTTCTTCACCACCATCCTGCAGAACTTCTCCGTGGCCAGCCCTGTGGCTCCTGAGGACATTGACCTCACTCCACGCGAGTGTGGCGTGGGCAAAGTACCCCCGACATACCAGATCCGCTTCCTGCCCCGCTGA